GAGAGGGGGGTAGGTAGGCTTTTCTGCCCCCGCGGCATCGCGGCGTTGCGAAACTGTGTGTCGTGTTGCGGGGGGCAGCCGTGCTAGAGCGCTTGGCATCATGACCCCACCGCATCTTGCGCTCATTCTTCTGGTCTGCCTCGTCTGGGGCTTCAACTTCATCGTCGGCAAGGTGGCGGTGGAGGAGCTGTCGGCGATGATGCTCACCGGCTGGCGCTTCCTGCTGCTGACGGTAGTGCTGCTGCCGTTCCTCAAGATCGTGCCGGGGCAGATGGTGCGGGTGGTGATCGTGGCGATCACCATGGGGGCTGCGCATTTCGCCTTCATGTTCGCGGCGCTCGGGATCTCCGACAATATCTCGGTCATCGCCATCGGCGTGCAGCTCAACGTGCCGTTCGCCACGCTTCTGTCGGTCTTTGTGCTGAGCGAATTTGTCGGCTGGCGGCGGTGGCTGGGGATCGCTGTGTCCTTCGGTGGGGTTGTCGTCATCAGTTTTGATCCGGCGGTGTTCACGGCGCTCGAGGGCATGGGGCTTGTCATCATCGCGGCGCTGATGGCCGCCATCGGCATGGTCACCATGCGGCAGCTTGCGGGCGTCGGCGTCTTCACACTGCAGGCCTGGGTGGCCATCCTGTCCTGGCCGCCGATGTTCCTGCTCACGGGACTGTTCCAGCCGGAGCAGTTCGTGGCCTCCTTCGAGGCCAGCTGGTTGACCTGGGGGGCTGTCGCCTATACGGCGTTCGGCGCCAGTCTTGTCGGCCATGTGGGGATGTATTACCTGCTTCAGCGGTATGAGGTGTCGCTGGTCTCTCCGATCACGCTGTTGGCGCCTGTTCTGGGCGTCGTTTTCGGCGTGACACTCTGGGGGGATGAGTTGACGGCACGGATCATCATCGGCGGGCTGATGACGCTGGCAGGCGTGCTGGTGATTGCCCTGCGCAAGCCGCCGTCGCCTGACCCCGCGGCGGAGGCGTGAGCACATGACCACGCCGCATCTGGCCTTCATGGTGCTGATCAATCTGATCTGGGGCTTCGCGCTGGTCGCGGGCAAGGGATCGCTTGAGCATTTTCCGCCCTTCCTGTTCATGGCGCTGCGCTTCGGCATTGTCGCGCTGGTGCTGCTGCCGGTGCTGACCATCCATTGGGGCCGCATGCGCGAGGTGATCCTCATCGCGCTGTGCGCCGGGCCGATCGGGTTCGGGTTCTTCTTCGCGGGGCTTGCGGTCGCGGAAGCCTCGGTCGTTGCCATCGCCACGCAGATGGGGGTGCCGATCTCCACCATCTTCTCGGTGATGTTCCTGGGCGAACGGGTGCGCTGGCGGCGCTGGCTCGGCATCACGCTGGCTTTTCTGGGGGTCATGGTCATCAGCTTTGACCCGCGTGTCTTCGGCTATATCGAGGGTCTCATCTTCGTCCTGTGCTCGGCCATTGTCGGCTCCTTCGGCACCATCCTGCAGCGGCAGATCAAGGGTGTGGGCACGTTCGAGTTGCAGGCCTGGGTCGCCACGGTGGCGTTCCCATGCTCGCTGGCGGCCACGTTCCTGTTTGAGGCCGGCGATCCTGTGGCGCTGATGGAAAGCGCTGACTGGCTTGAATGGGGCGGGGTGGTCTATGTGGCTTTTGCGTCCAGCCTCGTGGGCCACGCGGGCATTTACTGGCTGTTACAGCGTTATGAGGTATCCCAGACCGCGCCCTACACACTGCTTGCGCCGCTGTTTACCGTGACATTCGGCGTCTGGCTGTTGGGCGATATGCTGACCTGGCGCATGGTGCTGGGCGGCGTCATCACGCTGGTGGGCGTCCTCATCATCTCCATGCGGGAGAAGGACTTCACCGAAAGGCTGCCGCGCGGCGCCTGAGGAACGACAGACGATGCATATCTCGAGCCGCTGGTCGCCCAATTTCGACAGCCGAGCCGGTCAAGCCGCGCCCGACATGGTGGTGGTGCACTACACCGGCATGGAGACCGCCGAGGCCGCCCTCGACCGCCTGGTGGACCCAGAGGCCAAGGTCTCGGCCCATTACCTGATCGACGAAGCGGGCAAGTGCTTTGCGCTGGTGCCGGAGTTCCAGCGTGCGTGGCATGCAGGCGTGTCGTCCTGGCAGGGGGAGACCGATATCAACTCGCTCTCTATCGGCATCGAGCTTGCCAATAAGGGGCACGAGTTCGGCTACCCGGAGTTTCCCGAGGCGCAGATTGTAACCCTGCTCGAGTTGCTCGGGGATATCTGGCAGCGCTGGCCGATTGATCCGCGCCGGGTGGTGGGGCATTCCGATGTGGCACCGGGCCGCAAGGCGGATCCGGGCGAGAAATTCCCGTGGAAGCGGCTTGCGGATAATGGCTTTGCGGTGTGGGTTCGGCCTGCGCCGATCACCCCGGGACCGACGCTGGGGCCCGGCGACAGCGGGCAGGGGGTGTTGGACCTTCAGGCGGCGCTCGCGCTGGCGGGCTATGGCATCGAGACAGACGGTACGTATGGCGACGTGACCCATGCGGTCGTCACCGCGTTTCAGCGCCGCCACCGGCCGGAGAGCGTGGACGGCATTGCCGATCTCTCCACTCTCCGGACGCTGGCAAGCTATCTTGCAGCGGTCAAAACACCGCCTACGGAATAAGCAGCACGCGGCCGAAGGCCTTGCGGCTTTCGATGTGTTCGTGCGCTTTGGCGGCATCCCTCAGGGCGTATTCGCTGTCGATGATCACCTTGAGGTCGCCGCGATGGACATTCTCAATGTGCGACGCCACCAAATTGTGCATGCGGTCGGTGAAGATCTCCGCCCCCTGGAACACGCCGGTAATCGAGCGGTTGCCTTCGCGCAGGGTCGAGAGATCAAACTTGATGAACTCCCGGCCCGCGTCGCCCACGGTCGAGACACGGCCGCGATAGCCCAGCGCATAGATGGACTGTTGCAGCGTCGGCCCGCCGACCGGGTCCACCACCACGTCCACGCCGCGGCCGCTGGTCAGCTTCTTGGCTTCCTCAACCAGGTCCTGCTCCACATAATTGATGCCGTGGTCCATGCCCAGATCGGTCAGCTTGTCGAGCTTGGCCTTGGAGGACGCGGTGGCGATCACCGTGGCGCCTGCCTTCTTGGCAAGCTGGATGGCGGCGATGCCGACGGCGCTGGCGCCCGCCTGGATCAGCGCGGTCTCGCCTTCCTTGAGGCGGCCGAACTCGAACAGGCAGTCATCCGCCGTGCCGAAGGGGATGGGCACGGCCGCCGCCTGCTTCATGTCCATGCCGGCGGGGATCTTCCAGGCTGTCTGCGGCAGGGTCAGCCGCTTTTCAGCATGGCTGCCGTGGAAATTGATGCAGACCACCTCATCGCCCGGCTTAAACCCCGTCACGTTCCTGCCCACGGCTTCCACCACGCCTGCGGACTGGTAGCCGACAATATGCGGGTTGGCGGCAAGGTCACCGCGCAGCCGGTTCAGCGTGTCACCGCCTTCAATGGAGATCACCTTGTTGGCGACAAGGATGCCGTCATCAAACAGCTCCGGGTCCGGCACGTCTTCGTATTTGAGGACGGAGGGGGGACCGTTTTCGTAATAGACTGCAGCTTTCATCGGTGCGTTTCCTCTTGGATTATTGGTATTGCGAATGGCCTGAACATGGGAAAAGCCGCAGGCTGCCACAAGGCGAAATAGTTGGGGTGCGCCCTTGACCGACGCTGCGGCGCTCTGGCTTATGGGCATCCGCCAGATGGCCGGATGGCCGCTGTGGTGACACAGAGGAAAGTCCGGGCTCCACGGAAACACGGTGCCGGATAACGTCCGGCGGGGGCGACCCCAGGGAAAGTGCCACAGAAAGCAAACCGCCTGCTTCGGCAGGTAAGGGTGAAAGGGTGCGGTAAGAGCGCACCGCGCGTCTGGCAACAGAGGCGGCACGGTAAACCCCACCGGGAGCAAGACCGAATAGGGATGGCACATGGCCCGTTTCCGGGCTGCTATCCGGGTTGGTTGCACCAGGCGTCTGGCAACAGGCGTCGCAGATGAATGGCCATCGCCTGCCGCCTTCCGGGGCAGCAGGTACAGAACCCGGCTTACAGGCCATCTGGCGCTTTTGTTTCCCCACTTGTTGATGCGGAGCGACACGCCTCCGCAAACCCTTACTCGCATACCCTCCGGCTTGACCGGAGGGCCCATCTGACCCTCGACCTCTCATAGGCCCTCCGGTCAAGCCGGAGGGCAAGCGGAGATTGGGGGGCAATGTAGGCCGCGCACATTCCCGCCCCATCCCCCTCACCCGGTGCTGACGCACCGACCTCTCCCCCAGGGGGGAGAGGTGACTTTGCTCACGCCCACACCCGCGTCGCCCCGGACTTGATCCGGGGCCCACTCGCTTTGGCTGTTGAGCACAGGATGCGCGGCACCCTCCGTGCCATCCCCACTTGCGCTGCGGCAAGCGGCCCCGAGAGTAGACCCTCCGGTCAAGCCGGAGGGATACGGATGATCTTTCATCCCCCCATTTGTCATTCCGCGACTTGATCGCGGAATCCAGGGCGGACCGCTCAGGCCTTGCCGTGGAACTCTGGACCCCGCGATCAAGTCGCGGGGTGACACGGTGGGGGGAGTGAGGTGGATGGCACGCACCCACACCGAACCCTCCGCACACGGCATGGCCGTCACGGGCATAGGGGAGAGCAGGACGCGCCCGGCGCTCACGCGGCGCCGGTGGAGGCAACGAACAGATTTGGGTCGCAAGCATCAGGCGCGTCCCGCGCGGATGGCTGCCAGCGGTGGCCGGACCGGGGCGGGGCAGGCATTACCCTGCGTGTCCAACCCCGCGAACCCTGCTTCCACCCTCCACACTTTGGAACGGGCCTGGACGCGGTGGGGCCAGCTTTTTCAGGGCGTGACCGGGTTCGGGACACCACCACCCATGTAATGCGCACCCGTTACTTGCGCATCGCGGCCAAACGCGCGCACCCCACGTTCCCAAGGGGCCGCCTCTCGCCCAACCTTCCGGGCATCCGCCCTCCCACCCAGGTCCGGCCGGCCCGGCTGCCCGTGTGGCGGGAGGTCATGGGATGAGTATGCGGCAGGTGGCAGGGGCCGGGGAAAACTCACCCTCATACCCTCTCAAACTCCCGCAGCCCTCCGGCTTGACCGGAGGGCCCACTCGCCTCCGCTGTTGAGCACAGGGTGCGCGGCTCCTGCCGTGCCGGTTCCGCTCATGCTGCGGCAAGGGGCACCGAGAGTAGACCCTCCGGTCAAGCCGGAGGGATACGGTTGATTTTTGAAATGCCCCTTTGTCATTCCGTCGCTTGATCTCGGATGCCAGAGCATCCCCCTCACCCGGCGCTGACGCACCGACCTCTCCCCCAGAGGGGAGAGGTGACTTTGCTCATTCCCTTGCCTTTTCCGTCACCCCGGACTTGATCCGGGGTCCACTCGCATTGGCTGTTGAGTACAGGGCAGGCGGTTCATGCTGTATCCACGCACGCTGCGGCAAGCAGCCCCGAGAGTAGACCCTCCGGTCAGGCCGGAGGGATACGGAGGGGGGGAGGCAGGCGCAAACCCCGCACACTCCCGCCACCTCCGTCTCAAATCACCCGCACATTCCCGCCGCTTCCGCGTCAAATCACATGACAAGTGAATTGATGACTTCTGCCGTTAACGGCGGCGCGGCCCGTGTCCCGCCCGCTGTTCCCCCTTCGTTCCTTAATCTCTTTACGAAGCGTTAAACTCCCAAGGATAACAATGCCTTAACGCGTTAACTCTTTTCCGGCCAAGTGCCTGATAACGCTGAGTCAGGCAGGGTCAATTCGTTGACGCCCATGTGATCCCATGATATCCCATGATGTCCCAAATCAGAGCTTGGGGCAGTCCGTCTTTTGGGGCCCGGCACGGGGGCGTTGGGCGGGCATGGAGAGGGGAATGCCGCCCCCATGAGGCGCGGGCGGCAGGTTCAGGGGACAGTTACGGTGGCGTTGTTCGTTTCGACCTATGCAAACAAGGTCGACAAGAAGGGACGGGTTTCGGTGCCTGCGACGTTTCGCAAGGCGCTGGAGGCTGAGTCCTTCAACGGCATCTTCTGCTTTGAATCCCTCAGCAAGCCGTGCCTTCAGGGCGGCGGCCAGAGCTATATCGAGATGCTGCAGGCAGCGATCGAGCAGGAATTCGACCCCCTCACCGACGACCAGGACGATTTCGCCACCACGCTTCTGTCCGGTTCCACGCCGCTGTCCATCGACGGCGACGGGCGGGTGACCCTCACCCAGGAGCTGATCGAGATTGGCGGCTTTTCCGACACCGTGACCTTTGTGGGCATGGGCGGGTTCTTCGAAATCTGGGAGCCCGAGGCCTTCGCCGCGCACCGCGCCCAGGCCCGTGTGCGCGCGAAGGACAAGCGCGCCCTGCTGCTGCGCCCGCGCAAGCCCGCAGCACCCGCATCAGAGGAGGGCTGAGCATGAGCGACCACACTCCCTCCCATGACGCAGCGTCTCACGATACGGGTCCCCACATGCCCGTCATGCTGGACGAGGTGCTGGCAGCGCTCGCCCCGCGCGACGGCGGCATCTATGTCGACGGCACCTTCGGCAATGGCGGCTACACCAACGGCATTCTGTCGTCGGCGGACACGCGGGTGATCGGCATCGACCGCGACCCGACGGCGATCGCCAACGCACAGGACATGGCGGCGGCCCATCAGGGGCGGCTGACGCTTGTCAGCGGCTGCTTCGGCGACATGGCGGTGTTGGTGCCGCCGGTGCTTGGCTCGATGGGTGTGCCGGCAGCGGACGGCATCGCGCTTGATCTCGGGGTCTCCTCCATGCAGCTCGACCAGGCGGAGCGGGGCTTCTCCTTCCGTCTCGACGGGCCGCTCGACATGCGCATGGATGCAGGCGCGGGCGATACGCCGAGCGCGGCGGACGTGGTCAACACCTATGAGCCGAAGGACCTTGCGCAGATCTTCAAGGTGCTGGGCGAGGAGCGGCAGGCGCGCCGCGTGGCGCAGGCGATTGTCCGCCGCCGCGAGGATGAGCCCTTCACCCGCACGGCGGACCTTGCTGACGTGGTGGCCCAGGCCATCGGCGGCAAGCCGCAGCGCATCCACCCGGCCACCCGCGTGTTCCAGGCGCTGCGCATCTATGTGAATGACGAATTGGGTGAGCTGGCCCGCGGCCTCATGGCGGCTGAGAAGCTGCTCGTGGAAGGTGGGCGGCTGGCAGTTGTCTCGTTCCACTCGCTCGAAGACCGGGTGGTGAAGCGGTTTCTCGCAGCCCGTTCGGGCGCGGTTGCCAACCCGTCCCGGCATCTGCCGGAAGCGGTCGCCGGGCCTGAGCCGTCCTTCCGCCTCCTGTCCCGCAAGGCGCAGGAGCCGACCGACGCCGAGATCAGCCGTAACCCGCGGGCGCGGTCGGCAAAGCTGCGCGCGGCGGAACGGACATCGGCACCCATGCATGAGGTGGATATGAGCGAGGCGGGCCTCGCAGCGCTGGGTCTGCCGCGCATGATGGCGGGGCTTGTTGCGGAAGGGGGTGCAGCATGATGCGTGTGGTCAATTCAGTGGCGATTGTGGTGACCCTGGCGCTCGCCTTTGCGCTCTATCACATCAAATACGAAACCCAGGCCGAGCAGCATGACATCCGCAAGCTGACGGCCGAGCTTGCCGAAGAGCAGGACGCGATCCAGGTACTGCGTGCCGAATGGAGCCTGCTCAACCAGCCGGAGCGGCTTGAAAAGCTTGTGGCGCGGCACACGCAGCTGCAGCCGCTTGCCCCGGCGCAGATCGTCACCATGGCGGACCTCCCCGCGCGGCCCAAGTCGCTGCCGGGGCTTGAAGCCGATCCCTCCCTCGGCGGCTATGCGGGGCTTGGCGGTCCCGGCATCGCCGGCCCGGGCATTCAATAGGGGGGTGCGGTGACGGACAGCAGCGGGCAGCTCACATCGAAGACAGGATGGATCACCATCGATCTGGATGCGCCGGAGGCATCGGGCGCTGTGGCGAAGGCGTCTGTGCGCTCTGTCGGGCGCTCCGCCGGGCGCTCTGCCGTGCGCGCCGCCGGGCGTGACGATGACGCCCATGAGGGCTTCGACGTTCTGGAGCTCGAATTCGCCGGTGTCCGTGCCCAGGCTGTTGAAAGCGGCCGCAACCGCATGGCGCTGCTGGCTGCCTGCTTCCTCGCGGCCTTTGTCATTCTCGGGTTCCGCGTTCTCGAGCTCACCGTCGCAGGCGCACCCGCGCAGCTGGCTGACGGGGCACCCGCCCATGCCGGGCCGAAAGCCGCGGTCGCTGAGACCGGTCCCGTGCACCGGGCTGCCATCACCGACCGCAATGGCGATGTGCTGGCGACCGATGTCATGGTGCCGTCGCTCTATGTCGATGCGCGCAAGGTGATCGAACCGGTCGCCACCGCCGACAAGCTACGCAGCGTGCTGCCGGAGCTTGACCGGGACGAGCTCATCGCCCGCTTCACCAATGGCCGGGCTTTCCAGTGGCTCAAGCGGCAGATCGGGCCGCGCCAGCAGGCAGCCGTTCATGCGCTGGGCCTGCCGGGCATCGGCTTCAAGCGCGAGCCCAAGCGCGTCTATCCCAAGGGCGGCTCCGCCTCCCACGTGCTGGGCTATGTGGATACGGACAATCTCGGCATTGCCGGGGTCGAGCGCGGGCTTGATGACATGATCCGGACCGCCAGCTCGGCTGAGAGCGGGCCGGTGATGCTGTCTCTCGACATGCGCGTGCAGCACGCGGTGGAGCAGGAACTGGCGCAGGCGATGGAGACCTTCTCCGCCAAGGCTGCCGCGGGCATCGTGCTGGATGTGCATACCGGCGAGATCCGCTCGCTGGTCTCGCTGCCGGATTATGACCCCAACCAGCCGATGGATGCCGGTGATGCGGCGCGCTTCAACATGGCGACGCGCGGCGTCTACGAGATGGGTTCCACCTTCAAGGTGTTCACCGCGGCGGTGGCGCTTGATTCAGGGGCCGCTACCCTCGACAGCCGCTATGACGCGCGCGAGCCGCTGCGCGTTGCGGGCTACACCATCAATGACTACCACGCCGAGGAGCGCTGGCTGACGGTGCCGGAAGTGGTGATGCATTCCTCCAATATCGGCACCGCCAAGATGGTGCTCGATGTGGGGGTGGAGCAGCATCGCGCCTATCTCCACCGGCTCGGGCTTCTGTCGCGGCCGGAGCTTGAATTGCCTGAAGTCGCCAAGCCGCTTCTGCCGGGGCAGTGGTATGAGGTCGAGGCGATGACCATTTCCTTCGGCCATGGTCTTGCGGTGTCGCCGTTGCAGATGGCGGCGGCAGGCGCGGCGATCGCCAATGGCGGCTTCCGCGTGTCGCCGACGCTCCTGGCCCTGCGTGACCGCGAGCCGCAGCGCGAGCGGGTGCTGAAGCCTTCAACCGCCAATGCGGTGGTTGATCTGATGCGCCGGGTGGTCAATGAGGGCACGGGCGGGCAGGCTGACGTGCCGGGCTATGAAGTGGCCGGCAAGACCGGCACCGCTGAAAAGCCGGGCCGCGGCGGGTATCGCCGCGACCGGCTGTTAACCTCGTTTTTGTCGGTCTTCCCTGCGTCGGCGCCTGAATATCTGGTGCTGGTGGTGCTGGACGAACCGAAAGCCACCAAACAGACATATGGGTTTGCTACAGCCGGCTGGAATGCGGCGCCGACGACCGGCGCTATCATCCGCCGCGTGGCGCCGATCCTCGGCGTCCGTCCCGTGCCGTCGGCACTGCCGGGACCGGCCGTCATGGAAGCAGGATTGGTGAGGTAAGCGCATGGATCTGGCACATCTCCTCGGCGCGCGCGTGACCATTCCGCAAGGTGCGGAAGGGCTGGAGATCACCGGCCTTACGGAAGACAGCCGCAAGGTGCGCGAGGGTTTCCTGTTCGCGGCCCTGCCGGGCACCCAGGCCGATGGCGCGCAGTTCATTCCCGCAGCCTGCGACAAGGGCGCGGCTGCGATCCTGTGCGCGCCGGGCACCCGTCCGCCTGCGGACCATCCGGATGTGGCGCTGATTACCGACCGCAATCCGCGCCGCCGCTTCGCACTGGCGGCCGCCAATTTCTATCATGCTCAGCCGCAGACGGCTGTGGCCGTCACCGGCACCAACGGCAAGACATCGGTCGCGTCCTTCACCCGGCAGTTGTGGGAATTGCTGGGCACGCCCGCGGCCTCTGTCGGCACGCTGGGGGTGATGACGGCGCGGGAGACGCGCAAGCTCATCCACACGACGCCGGACCCGGTGACGCTGCACGCAGCCCTTGCTGATCTGGCGGGCGAGGGGGTGCGCGCGGTGGCGCTTGAGGCATCGAGCCACGGCCTCGCCCAGCACCGGCTTGACGGGGTGGAGCTTACGGCCGCCGCCTTTACCAACATCACCCGCGACCACATGGATTATCACCCGACATTCGAGGATTACGCCTACGCCAAGATGCGGCTGTTCGGCGAAGTGCTGCCCCCCGGCGGCACGGCCGTCCTCAATGCTGACGCGCCCCTGTCGCGCGAAATCGCGGCGGTGTGCTGGGCGCGGGCGCAGAAGGTGATTTCGGTGGGCGAGGGCGGGGAAACCCTCAAGCTCGACGCGCTCACACCATCCGCCCACGGACAGACACTCACCGTGCTGCATGACGGCGCGCGCCACATGATCGACCTGCCGCTGGTGGGCGATTTCCAGGCGTCCAATGCGCTGGTGGCCGCGGGCCTCGTCATGGCGGCCGGGGCCGATGCGGCAGAGGTGCTGGCAGCGCTGCCGAAGCTTGAAGGGGCTGCCGGGCGGCTTGAACTGATGGGCACATCGCCCTCAGGCGCTGCGGCCTATGTGGATTATGCCCATACGCCCGACGCTTTGGAGACGGCGCTGCGGGCGCTGCGGCCGCATACGCAGGGACGCCTCGTCGTGGTGTTCGGCTGCGGCGGCGACCGGGACGCGGGCAAGCGTCCGCAGATGGGCGAGATCGCCGTGCGCCTGGCTGACGCTGCCATCGTGACCGATGACAATCCGCGCTCGGAAGACCCCGCGGCCATCCGTGCCGAGGTGATGGCCGGGGCCGTGGGCGCTGCGGAGATCGGCGACCGGGCCGAGGCCATCCGCGCGGGGCTCGAGGGCCTCGGCGCGGGCGACGTGTTGCTGGTGGCCGGCAAGGGCCATGAAACCGGCCAGATTGTGGGGGATGAGGTCCGCCCGTTTGATGACCGCGCGCAGGTGGCTGACGCGCTGGCGGAAGCCCGGGAGGGTGCCTGATCCCATGACCACCACATCCATACCGCTCTGGACGGCTGAAGACGCCATCGCCGCCATGGAGGCCGAGGCCCGGGGCCACGCCGCCTGGCAGGCCCATGGCGTCTCCATTGATACCCGCACCATCGAGGCGGGGGACATCTTCTTCGCGCTTGAGGGCGATGCCAGTGACGGCCATGACTATGTGGCCCAGGCGTTCGGCAAGGGCGCGGCCTGCGCTGTGGTTTCGCGCGCCGTCGAGGGTCTTGCGGATGACGCGCCGCTTCTCATGGTGCCGGATACGTTGAAGGCGCTGGAGAAGCTGGGCATCGCCGCCCGCGCCCGCACCAGCGCGCGCATCTGTGCTGTTACAGGCTCCGTCGGCAAGACCGGTACCAAGGAAGCGCTGCGCCACATCCTGGAAGAGCAGGGCCGCACCCATGCGTCTGCGGCCTCCTACAACAACCATATCGGCGTGCCGCTGACCCTGGCGCGGATGCCGGCGGACACGGAATACGGCATCTTTGAAATCGGCATGAACCATGCCGACGAGATCACGCCGCTGTCGAAGATGGTGCGTCCGGAAGCGGCGATCATCACCACGGTGGAAGCCGTCCATATCGAGAATTTCCGCTCCGTTGAGGAGATCGCCGACGCCAAGGGCGAAATCTTCGAAGGCCTGCAGACAGGCGGGGTGGCGATCCTCAACCGCGACAACCCGCATTTCGAGCGGCTGAAGGCGCGGGCCGGGGCGTGCGGCGCCGGTCAGGTCATCGGCTTCGGCCGGGACGACATGGCCGATGCCCGCGTGCAGCGGATGAGCCTCAAGCCGGACGCGTCCTATGTCACCGCCACCATCTGCGGCATGGACATCACCTACAAGCTGGGCGTGCCCGGCGAACACATCGTGATGAACTCGCTGGCGATCCTCGCTTGCGTGAAGAGCCTGGGCGCGGATCTCGCGCTGGCGGGCCTTGCGCTGGGCGAGCTCGAGCCGCCCGCCGGGCGCGGCAGCCGTCTTGAAGTGCGCCTGCCGCACGGGCGCTTTCTCATCATCGATGAAAGCTACAACGCCAATCCCACCTCCATGCGCGCCACCCTGCAGGCGCTCGGCAATACGCCGCCGGGCCCGCGCGGCCGCCGCATCGCAGTGGTGGGCGACATGCTGGAACTCGGCACCCAGGCCAAGGCCGCCCATGCGGGTCTCGCGGAGCCGATTGCCGAGAATGACGTTGATCTCGTTTTTGCCTGCGGGCCGCTGATGGAACATCTGTGGGATGCCCTGCCGACCGACCAGCACGGGGCGTATGCGGACAATTCCGCAGACCTCGCCCCCCGCGTGGCCGACGAGGTGGAAGCGGGCGACGTCGTGATGATCAAGGGCTCGTTCGGCAGCCGCATGGCCCGGGTGCTGGAGGCGCTGAAGGCGCTCGGCCCGGCCGCGCCGCCGCGCCGGACGACTGATGAGGAGCTGGTCTGATGCTGCATCTTCTTTTTGTCGAGCTGGCGGACCAGTTCACCTTCCTCAACGTGTTCCGCTACATCACCTTCCGCACCGGCGGCGCCACGATGACGGCGCTGCTGGTCGCGTTTCTGATGGGCCCGGCTTTCATCCGTTGGCTGAAGAAAAAACAGAAGGAAGGCCAGCCGATCCGCGAGGACGGCCCGCAGAGCCACATCGTCGCCAAGGCCGGCACGCCAACCATGGGCGGCGGGCTGATCCTGCTGTCGATCATTGTTGCCACCCTGCTGTGGGCGGATCTCACCAATGGCTATGTGTGGGTGGTGCTCGGCGTCACCGCGGGCTTCGGCCTCGTCGGCTTTGCCGATGACTACCGCAAGGTCACACGCTCCAGCCATGCGGGCGTGCCGGGCCGGGTGCGGCTTGCCATCGAGTTCGTCATCGCCTTCATTGCCGTCTGGGCGGTGATGATGCTGTCGACCGAAGAGCTGACCGGCAATGTCGCCGTGCCGTTCTTCAAGGACGTGCTGGTGCAGCTCGGCTTTTTCTACATCGTGTTCGGCGGGCTGGTGATCGTCGGGGCGTCGAACGCCGTCAACCTGACGGACGGGCTCGACGGCCTCGCCATCGTGCCGGTGATGATCGCTGCCGCCAGCTTCGGCCTCATTGCCTATCTCATCGGCAACGCGGTGTTCTCGGATTATCTGCAGATCCATTTCGTCCAGGGCACGGGCGAACTGGCCATCATCTGCGGCGCCATCATCGGCGCGGGCCTCGGCTTCCTGTGGTTCAACGCCCCGCCGGCCATGGTGTTCATGGGTGACACGGGTTCCCTGTCGCTGGGTGGGGCCATCGGCGCCATGGCGGTCGCCACCAAGCACGAACTCGTGCTGGTGATCATCGGCGGCCTCTTCGTGGTCGAGGCGCTGTCGGTCA
The sequence above is drawn from the Pyruvatibacter mobilis genome and encodes:
- a CDS encoding DMT family transporter — translated: MTPPHLALILLVCLVWGFNFIVGKVAVEELSAMMLTGWRFLLLTVVLLPFLKIVPGQMVRVVIVAITMGAAHFAFMFAALGISDNISVIAIGVQLNVPFATLLSVFVLSEFVGWRRWLGIAVSFGGVVVISFDPAVFTALEGMGLVIIAALMAAIGMVTMRQLAGVGVFTLQAWVAILSWPPMFLLTGLFQPEQFVASFEASWLTWGAVAYTAFGASLVGHVGMYYLLQRYEVSLVSPITLLAPVLGVVFGVTLWGDELTARIIIGGLMTLAGVLVIALRKPPSPDPAAEA
- a CDS encoding DMT family transporter; this translates as MTTPHLAFMVLINLIWGFALVAGKGSLEHFPPFLFMALRFGIVALVLLPVLTIHWGRMREVILIALCAGPIGFGFFFAGLAVAEASVVAIATQMGVPISTIFSVMFLGERVRWRRWLGITLAFLGVMVISFDPRVFGYIEGLIFVLCSAIVGSFGTILQRQIKGVGTFELQAWVATVAFPCSLAATFLFEAGDPVALMESADWLEWGGVVYVAFASSLVGHAGIYWLLQRYEVSQTAPYTLLAPLFTVTFGVWLLGDMLTWRMVLGGVITLVGVLIISMREKDFTERLPRGA
- a CDS encoding peptidoglycan recognition protein family protein, translating into MHISSRWSPNFDSRAGQAAPDMVVVHYTGMETAEAALDRLVDPEAKVSAHYLIDEAGKCFALVPEFQRAWHAGVSSWQGETDINSLSIGIELANKGHEFGYPEFPEAQIVTLLELLGDIWQRWPIDPRRVVGHSDVAPGRKADPGEKFPWKRLADNGFAVWVRPAPITPGPTLGPGDSGQGVLDLQAALALAGYGIETDGTYGDVTHAVVTAFQRRHRPESVDGIADLSTLRTLASYLAAVKTPPTE
- a CDS encoding quinone oxidoreductase family protein; protein product: MKAAVYYENGPPSVLKYEDVPDPELFDDGILVANKVISIEGGDTLNRLRGDLAANPHIVGYQSAGVVEAVGRNVTGFKPGDEVVCINFHGSHAEKRLTLPQTAWKIPAGMDMKQAAAVPIPFGTADDCLFEFGRLKEGETALIQAGASAVGIAAIQLAKKAGATVIATASSKAKLDKLTDLGMDHGINYVEQDLVEEAKKLTSGRGVDVVVDPVGGPTLQQSIYALGYRGRVSTVGDAGREFIKFDLSTLREGNRSITGVFQGAEIFTDRMHNLVASHIENVHRGDLKVIIDSEYALRDAAKAHEHIESRKAFGRVLLIP
- a CDS encoding division/cell wall cluster transcriptional repressor MraZ yields the protein MALFVSTYANKVDKKGRVSVPATFRKALEAESFNGIFCFESLSKPCLQGGGQSYIEMLQAAIEQEFDPLTDDQDDFATTLLSGSTPLSIDGDGRVTLTQELIEIGGFSDTVTFVGMGGFFEIWEPEAFAAHRAQARVRAKDKRALLLRPRKPAAPASEEG
- the rsmH gene encoding 16S rRNA (cytosine(1402)-N(4))-methyltransferase RsmH, with the protein product MSDHTPSHDAASHDTGPHMPVMLDEVLAALAPRDGGIYVDGTFGNGGYTNGILSSADTRVIGIDRDPTAIANAQDMAAAHQGRLTLVSGCFGDMAVLVPPVLGSMGVPAADGIALDLGVSSMQLDQAERGFSFRLDGPLDMRMDAGAGDTPSAADVVNTYEPKDLAQIFKVLGEERQARRVAQAIVRRREDEPFTRTADLADVVAQAIGGKPQRIHPATRVFQALRIYVNDELGELARGLMAAEKLLVEGGRLAVVSFHSLEDRVVKRFLAARSGAVANPSRHLPEAVAGPEPSFRLLSRKAQEPTDAEISRNPRARSAKLRAAERTSAPMHEVDMSEAGLAALGLPRMMAGLVAEGGAA
- the ftsL gene encoding cell division protein FtsL, which translates into the protein MMRVVNSVAIVVTLALAFALYHIKYETQAEQHDIRKLTAELAEEQDAIQVLRAEWSLLNQPERLEKLVARHTQLQPLAPAQIVTMADLPARPKSLPGLEADPSLGGYAGLGGPGIAGPGIQ